GAAACAAAGTATTTGCTACAGGTATTGCAGTGAGTTTGTTAGAACTAACAATTACCTTGTAAGGACTGGCTGGgagattttcctcttttccacaGCTTTCAGATCTTGCAAATTCTTCAACATCCTGCCATTCTTTATTGCGTCCTTTATGAAAGCACAGGCGAGAGCCTAACGgattttttcaaggaaaaaaagaacattagTGCTaggttaaaaagaaaacctaTAACATAAAACAAATACATATTTCATGCAACATGCTATTTTACCTTTCAGAAAACAATGCCACACAGTTGAGGGCCAGGAATGGCACCATCCTAAATCATCATCATCTGAAAGTGATGACATGCAGAAAATGCCAGATTCTGATTCACTATTTGcctattaaaaagaaaaaaaagcaaaatggtGTTGGTATTTTACTGCAGAGCATTTTAGGGCTGGTCTTATATGTCTTAAGACAGTCTCTATTTTCACTTGTGGCATCATTTTGCCTTAAATACTAATAGGAATGTAACATGAAGACAAAGAttaaaggaatgcaaaaaaTGTGAATGGATTGttttcatctccttttctgAGATGCATCCTGACATTTTTGGGTTTCATTCTCTGAGATTCATTTCATCTCAATGGATTATCTTATGCTCATTTGTAAGCATTTTACACCTCATCATTCCTTAGTCATCTACAGAATCATTTAAAGCAGATTACTCTATGGTCCAGTGCTGGAAAGTTGTAGGCTCAAGGCAGTTGTAGATAAATCCCTGGAGAAAATTCACTGTTGTTAACAAACAAATTTCAGATACCAAGTAATACATGGGAAAAGGAGACACAGGACTGACAGGCTTTGTGCATCTCAAAGGAAAGGGATCCATATTTCCTTTTGAGGCATCAAATCAGATaacaattttttaaagcttGCTGTAGAAGGAATCACAATAGAAGCAGAGCTTTCTTAGAAAGTGTTTTCGTcacaaaaaatacaaagtagCACTACAAGCCTAACCTGTGTGGTAAAAGAAAAGTAACAGAAAATCTAGCTTAAACAGCAACAGTATTAACactaaacagatttttttaaagctagtTTCCCTTGTAAAAAAACTTAACCCATTGCTCATAcgtgtttattttaaaatgtttcagaaCAACTCACCCTTTCATGTCTGAGTGGTGTTTCATCCACATCATTCTTGGAGAAGTTAGGATCACTGTTTGAAGATCCTGGTGGAGGACGTGCATAGGAATGTAAACTTTTGCTTGTTGCTATTATGCGAACAGGAGATGATCTACAACAGAAACATGTATTTTAACATATCTCAGATTAAGATAACATGAGACTTTGCTGCCATTActctaaaatgcttttattgcaaatatttctgtttgcatGAGCTGAACACCAAACAAACCTCCCACACAAACCTCCCCAGTATTCCAAGGGGATGATGAAAGGGCACAAGCTCAGGCAAAGGGAATACGTAGCATAACTCCTGCATAGGTTCTATGTAGCACCCAAATGACAGTATTACTTCCACAGTGGCATCTCCTTAGCACAATGCTGAAGTTTTTACAAATTTTCTGATTAAAAACCTAAGAAAAGCTGTACAATAAGAAGTGAAGCCCAGTGATTTCCAAGATCCAACACTTGCTGCTCACAGCCTTACAGAACGTAAAGATCAAAAAGATCACTACTAAAATACACATTGCATTAGATTTCCAATtagctgtttaaaaataaaaacaaatgtgaaGTCTGTGCACTAGAAAGCTTGAAGAATTTAGTGTAAGAAATTCCTCTTAGATTTTATCTGCTGCTTCACATGAGGTAAATGTCCATAATTTGTGAGCCTGCTGTGGGTAGGCAAAGTCTTTACATCATCCTATGTCATTCACAGCTGGAAACTAAGCAGCTTTTGCACCAGGCTCTGAGATGAGTTCTGTGCACACCTTCacagaacaaataaaaagaCCAAACAATAGGGCTCCAGTTCAAAGTCAGAGGGTGAAAAGAgtgaaggaaatattttggagACAGGATTATAAATAAATCCCTATAGTTCAAAAGTGAAATGAGTGTCAGTACCTGTTATAAAAAGCACACTGCATCAAAGGACTCTGAGGACTTGTGGCTATGTTTGCTAATTCTGTCAACCAGTTCACCCCATTCTCACAAGAATAAGCATTTTCTGGATTGCTGTTTGAGGTATGTTGGCTCCATGAAGGCCTTGAACATTCCTGATGTGAAACATCAGCACCAAGCTGAAAAAGTGCAGGTGGGGTAGAATCTGTCTGCACAGCCTGTAATTCAGGAAGATCATCTACAAACAAATGCACAAATTACCATAATTATACTCAATTCTTTGCTGTCTACTCAATTTGATACCAAATATTGCAaatttgatgaaaaaaaaaggaatcacaataaagtaattttattttctcatatgACAACTACCAACATTTCACAAACCCTGTTCATAAAAATGGACACAGAAATAGTAACATCTCTAGTCAATTATATATTCACACaataaatttaagaaaaaattaggtaactaaataaaaatgtacttctgattttaaagtttttacTAGATTGACCAGTTTACACAGAACTATACTGCAGTATTATTCAAAAACAGCATGCTTCACTAAAATACTAAAACATTTCACAAAAGACAATTACATTAATCTGTCCTTGAAGGTGTGACACTAAAAAATTCAACATCAGACCATGTTCAAGATAAAAGGTTTCCACCAGGGAACCAAAGTTAAATAACTCAGATTAAATAAATCATGAAAGCTGGGTATAGAGCCTGGTAGGGTGAATTCCCACCAACAATATACACCTTCCCTATCCCAAACAGAGTAACAGAAAAGACCCCAGCCTGTTAACAGAAGTCTGTGCTATGTGCTGTCATATAAGTATCATTATTCTTAATCACttcataatttaaattaaatttgttaATATTTCACAGCTTATATTGATACATTCTATGGTATATGCTGTTTTTCTCCAATCTGTAAGAACTGAAGTAATCTTCCCCTATCCCAGAATCTTAATTTGCAGATCTAAAGCAACATGATTCCTTTAGGAGGAGCCCTTGagctttctgtttgtttttcttgtgcCAAAAAaccctgctcctctggggacTAGAAGCAGAAATTTGTGGCTCACAGTTCAAGAACATATTTGAGTCAACAGGCCAGTGTGTCAGAACTGGAAATGGGTTAAAGGGAAAAATGACTGCAAATACCTTCAGATGTCACAATTCCCTGCCCTACCCAAGCTAAAAATCAGCAATTTCATTCAACCACCTTCCAATAATTTCAGTATAGGATATCTAAAACAAACTTCAGAATTCAGTTTCCTCTGAAAAAATCTTGTTATTTACCAAGTTCCATGTGCTCATCACAGGATGCATATCCAGGAGAAGAGGGCAGGTTTTCATTACACTTCAGCAACTCCAGTGACTCGTTCATCCCTGAAGATCTCTTGTCCACTACCAGAAGGAGTTTCTGAACTGCATTAGGCATTTGATTTGTCTTCACTTCCCACACCATGTTAGGATGGTCCAAAGTATCTGACTTTAGAAAGACAGAGGTTAGAAATCTGTATACATGTGAACTGTTTTAAGTTGCATCCGATATACTACTTCATTACCAGGCCCTAAATCCTCATCAGTCTGTTGAATATCACAGCATATTTTAGGGGTGTCTAGACACAATCTTGTACAatcctcacagaaaacagagctAACTCTGAAGTCAAGAGGCCACCTGGGGCCCTGGCCACTTGAGTTTCTTGTGTCTTGAAGAATGGAGACTGCCTGGCACTTCCCTGTTCCAGTAACCACTCTTGCTGTAAAGAAGCTGCTCCTCAGGCAGGTTTGAACTTCCACAGCCTGTGCCCACTCCTCCAAGAGCCTGGAGTTACCTCACCCACCTCAAGCCAAGATGAACAACATTCACTTGGTACCCATAGCACTCAGCCCATCACAAAAGGCAATCAGATGGGTCAGACCAGATTTGATTTTGGCTGATCTGTCCTGGCTATTCCAGACAACTCCTTGCCTTACAAAGAGGGTGGACATGGCTGTCAGGAGAATTTGCCTAATAAAATACCTGAAGGCTAACGCTGACCAGTCTGTAATTTCCCCACATCCTCCTCCTTGAAGCCTGGTgtgacattttctttcttctagtTATTGGGAGCCATCCTGCCACCAAATCCACTGCTTTTACAAGACCATCCTCACAATAcatccctgcccacggcagggggCCTGGAACTAGATGacttttaaggtcccttcaaacccaaaacattctgtgaGCCACGACTGACCCTGGCCTGGAGGGACCCCATCTGCTCCCACTGCCTCATGCACAGATGCCTCACAGAACCAGCCAGCCCCTCACTTGCTCCATGTCTACCACACACAAAGAAGTGTCTTGCTCTCTCAGAGGCAAGCTGCTACACCCAGGGACTTGAGGAACCATGAAACAGGCCTGGAAAATTAAGATCAAAGCAAAAATGCTGTCTCCAACCTTGTGAGATCAGGCCCACATTTTCCCAGTTGCCCTTTCAGCACTGGTGTCTGCAGAAGCCTTTTCCACCACCCTTCCCATCTCTGGCCTCCAGGAAGAGTCTCAAACACACTGGACTCCTAACATCCTTCACTGAAAATGGACAGATAAAGTTACCTCTGCTGGAAAACTTCACTTCAGTTTCATTTTCCCAAATCCTAGTAATGTTTATACCAGATCCACTATGTTAGATCATCTTCAAAAGAGAACTGTGTGCTTATTCTACACAACCACTGTCTCTAAAACCTGGTAAACAATGTTATTCCAGTCTTTCGTCATTTGGTTAtctactttgtttttttttaagatgaggATGAACTAAAGCCACCATAACATGATTAGCCTGTACTTTAATGAAGTGTCCTTGAAAAAATAATCATAAGTCTCTCACAAAAGAGCAGAATACAGTTCATAAGAAAGAAAACCTGAGAAGTCTACCATATGTATGTCCATTAAGTAAGCTACATTAGAAAAATATCAACAATAGCTTAGAAAAGTACAATATTTTCATATCACAGAATGacagggttggaagggacctctggaagTCACCTAGTCCAGCCCCCTCTACTCTAAAGCAGGTTCACCTACAGCAGGTTGCACAGGATCACATCCAGGAGAGTTTTGACTGGAAAATTTCTACACTTCTGATCTCCTAATCTTTCAAATATATGCAAAACTTATATAAACTTGCATGCTAAACATAAAAAGATGTTTGATTCTACTCAAATGGCAGTACTACAAAGCTACATTGGCTTATTCTGACTTTAAAGTGGAGAAGAAAGGTGACAGAAATGAGAATACACAACTCAAACTATCAGTGACATTATTTTCACCTCCAGAAAACATCTTTAACCAAATTTGTACCCCTGTCACCCATGAGGGACAGTAAAATGACAGAACACCACAAGAGCAGATAGCTCAGTTTTCTGAACAGAAAAACCAGACCTCAGTAGTACAGGTCAGGACCTTGAAGATTATCTCCAACTAATCAACTCTGAAAAGCCACTCCTTGTTTTTCTGGCTTATCTACATCTTTCCCTCCTGCCttgttgtttggtttatttttccctctattttttcctctcttcctttcccattttccttccaaaatgaAGACTCAAACTTATTTCTAGAATGTTaccttctccttcctttctaGCCAGGTGCTAGGACTTGAAAGTCCATGTCCTGGTATCCCAGCACTCTGAAGGTCAGAGATAAGGTACAGATACAAAATGCTACTCTGACAAGAGAGATACTTGTTTGAGAAATGAATTATTCCTCCAAGTCACAAGAATTTCTCCAAACCAAAGCCATCTGTGTACAAAAGCCAAAGAATCCTCTAACAAATGAATGACAATGAAATTGAAAGAGaattacaaagaaaaacaaacaaagtgCCCAACtttacttttccatttttttattcTACTTCATTAAAGCCTACTTTAGACATCAtgtccttctcttctcctcagCCTTTTAATGGTTTGAACATGAAGGGGATTTGTCATTAACCAGCTtgtaaaaattttttaaaattcaactTTATGTTGAAAATTTGTTGTGTCAGATGTTGTCAAGAACCATGCTTCACAGGACTGTAATTACTGTAGCTGTCTTTGGAGGCTAAATGAAATTATTACTTTGTGCTTTAAAGTAAGTGAATTTGTCACGCTAAAACAAATGGCAACGCTAACAAAGACTTTATTAATTGAATCATGTCTATTTCTGAGAGACACAAATAAACTTGGGAGAAAAGTAAATAAAGACTGTGGCTGCGAAAGGGTTCAGCAGGAACTGGGCAGCATCCACCCAAACCGCAGTGCGCAGGAATGCCTGGGTGGAAGTGCTTCCCgtggcttttttccttctgctatTCGCCTTTCTTCCCCCAACCTACTGACCAAGTTTCAGGCCAGCTCTACGCCTGAGCAATAAGCTGGACGCAGTTTAATTTGGAGAACAGCTCCTCCAAGCAAAACACAACATACTGGCAAGACTGGATCTACACCAGGGACTTTTCCTGGCGCAGCCGCTTTGATCAGGAATCCTCGCTGCACGTCCCCGGCCGTGCCAGAGCGCGCAGCCGAGGCACAGCGTGATTCACCATGTTTTCCAAGCCCGGGCGGCCTGTTCGCTGACGCAGGGCGGGCCGCGctgcccccgccgccccgcctGAGGACGGCGTTCCCCGGGCGGTTCGGGGGCGGCGGAGCCCCGGGAGGagcccccgggacccccgggaggAGCCCCCCGAGCTCCCCTCAcccgcagcccctcaggggctccCCCCGCCCATCACGTGACCTTGTTTACACCCGCGGCCGCACGGCGCACGCGCGCTCGGCCCCATTCATTCGAACTGCGTAACACCGGCCCGGGGGGGCCCCCCcgcgccccggcccggctccccccgCGGGGCTCACCCGCACCCACGGGCACCCCAAACGCTCCCCGTGCCGCAAAGCCGCTGCTCCCGCACCGGGCACGGCGCCCTCGCTCTGACAGACCGGGGCGGGCAGCCGCTCCCCGGGGAAAACAAGGGGGGGACACCCCCCCTATTCCGCTTGTTTTCATGGTTTGAGAGGGCACAAAGAGCGCCGGCACACCCCGTGAGTTTCAACCCAGCGGTGCGGCAGGGTGGCGGCTCCGCGGGGCCGGTCAGGGAAGGCGCACAGTAAACAATGTCCGAGCTTCCCGTCGCCGTCAAAAGACTGAACCCCGCGACCTCCTCGGCTCGACATGCAGCTGCTAGCACGGCTGTCTGAGCTACCGAACCCCTCCCGTCCCCCGCCAGAGCCTCGCAGCCCCCAAAAGCGGCAGCTTGAAACTTTGTAGCACTTACCGAACCCGTCGCCATTACCGAGCTCCCCTCGGCTGCCCCCCCGCCCCGTTCTCTCAGTGGGTCCCGCCCTCTACAGGAGCAACTCGGGCGCTGGGTGGCCAGAAGCGACGTTGCTCAATTCGCAGCCACTTTCTATTGGCTAGCTGGCCTGCCTGTCAGGACTCCTCCCGGAGGGCGGGCATGTTTTGACTCTCCTGCACAGCGGATTGCACCGTGTTGCACGTCAATCACCCCCATGCGGCGCGCCGATTGGTCGATGCCTCGGCCAGCGCCCGCAGAAGCACTCTGGGAGCTGTAGTCACCACGGCCGCCCACGCTTGCCCACGGGTCGGCGATAAGACGACAGCCCCCAGGATGCCCCGCGCGGCGGCGGCGATAGTAAACAAGCGGCACGGGACACGTGTACCGGCCCggccgctgcccgcccgcccgcgccccccgccccgcacggccccgctCGGCCCTCACGgccccgccggcccggcccggcccagccgcGCTGTGCGGAACCGGCCCGCGCTGCGTCCCAGGCACGGCGGCGGcgcccagggcacaggaggtTGCCAAAGGTCAAGGAGTGAGTCAGCAGCTCCGCTCGGCCTCGGCCCTCGCCGCTCTTTCATTGAAAAGGCACCGGTGGGAGCTTAGGCCCAAAATACAAGTTGGGCTTgggaggagaaaataaattgaatCCATGCAGGTTTATCGATCCAGTAGTGTGTCCCAGACAGTCCCATACATTTATTGCCAAAATAACAGTGTGGTTTGGTTAAACATTACTAATAAAACAGTTTCCCACTTTTACCCATTAACTCCAGGAGATCAGAGAGACACAACTCTTCCAGAGACCACATCTTCGTCACAAAATAGATTAATTACTCTGAATGATGTGATACAAAACAAGTACATGCACAATTCAGAAATAGACAATATTTTAGAAACTGAGGATAGTTACAATATTTTGCAACTGTTGGGATTTTTCCAACAAATGCACTTCTTTCTTAGCCTGATGGAATAATGTCACGATATCATTCCAGATATGAGAATGTGTCTTAAATCCCATCTCAGAAACATTTGCTGTAATTCGGTAtctgtgacagctctgcctttcaGGGATGCTAACATAGCACTGcatgaaaataaggaaaaaaaaaaagttaaacagAAATTATTCCCTGTTTGGTTAGTGACCACTAGAGGGAATGCTGGATTGTTGTTCCCACAGGCCTACAAGGCCTACAAAGGCAACacaatttaaaaggaaattatacCATATTTGTATTTGGCATCATGACACACTTAGTCTGCAGATGTCATTGGCACATCAGGTTGAGATTTGCCTTTTCCACGAAGTAATAGTTTGCCTGTCAGTAAAGTCATTGCCAGCTGTAGGCACTGTTTGAAGACAGATATTACCCTGAAAAACACACAGTATCTTCTGCAGTGTGAACTGGAAACTATTACTCTCTGTAAGCAAGCTTAGCTTTAAAAGGAAGTAGAAAAGTAAATCCCATGGAATTTAACTCAAAATCTTCTGTGCTTAATGACCAAACTAACATGTGCTTAATGACCTTTAAGTATTTCCAATTTGAAAATATCATTTAAATAAGTACCTTGAGGAAAATAATCTTAAAAGTAATACTGAGATTCAAATATTAAGTGACTAGACAGCTTATTGTAATATCAGCTGTCTACCCCACATCCC
This region of Ammospiza caudacuta isolate bAmmCau1 chromosome 5, bAmmCau1.pri, whole genome shotgun sequence genomic DNA includes:
- the HBP1 gene encoding HMG box-containing protein 1 isoform X1, which codes for MATGSSDTLDHPNMVWEVKTNQMPNAVQKLLLVVDKRSSGMNESLELLKCNENLPSSPGYASCDEHMELDDLPELQAVQTDSTPPALFQLGADVSHQECSRPSWSQHTSNSNPENAYSCENGVNWLTELANIATSPQSPLMQCAFYNRSSPVRIIATSKSLHSYARPPPGSSNSDPNFSKNDVDETPLRHERANSESESGIFCMSSLSDDDDLGWCHSWPSTVWHCFLKGSRLCFHKGRNKEWQDVEEFARSESCGKEENLPASPYKDYGSNGLKLISHEESISCGESVLKLTFDPGTVEDGLLTVECRLDHPFYVKNKGWSSFYPSLTVVQHGIPCCEMHLGDLCLPPGHPDAINFDDSGVFDTFKSYDFTPMDSSAVYVLSSMARQRRASLSSAGANNQDAERSECSSKNCASAASSHLPSNPLYSKAGKSHTSGTASTVSATSPNKCKRPMNAFMLFAKKYRVEYTQMYPGKDNRAISVILGDRWKKMKNEERRMYTLEAKALAEEQKRLNPDCWKRKRTNSGSQQH